atccaaattacaataaGTCTGAATTAAGCAGTTGACAAATCATGTACTCGATAATGTATATCAGAATTTCATGTCTATTTTAGTTTAGACGCCATCTAAATAACTGCCGAGATGACCCTCGAATACTCCCGACATTCACATcacccgatataaacataaacctAAATCTAAATAGATTGCGACCTCGTCAcggtaattggatttttataggtctatttaatttcatgttATAGGTTAAACAAATAAGTTAATAAGAAACCTATGTTTcacttcaatgttgacattcttttccttttataaatgacTGAACACGACTTATGCATGCGTAACCAATCTTCATCAGCGATATTTCGttgtttattttgacaaaaatgtagCGTCAAATTTGCTGCCAAAAACGaatcattatttcattatttcacttttatgAACGATTGAACCAAACATaatcatattctatttttttcaaatctcgtAGCTAGTGCTTTTTAGAAATGTTTCAAAGTCTAACAATAGGCGAGACATTACCAAATTGTTGAGCAATGATGCATGTTTATCATAAATTTACGCCTAAACATTGATATTATAGTTTTATGAGGGTCAcgatcaccagtccagtagtcagcaattcTGTATTGACATGACTTATCAttaatatggtcataattattatacaaaagttaaaCTTTAAATTTTGGAAATAATAAGGCTTTTGCATCTCAGGAATACATAtcttacctgtatttggcaaaacttttggggattttgggttctcaatgctatTTAACTTCGTATTTTTGGGGCattttttaactttctttttttttttatatattcgaGCGTCGATGACGAATCTTTTGCGTCTCATGGCGTACAAATTTCtctgtatctttgatgagtttattcacagcCACTTCtagtgattttttttgtttaggcagcaaccatttgattttctgggggggggggggggggggggggctatggttttttttggaaaaaaagtttgtttccagtttttggagaaaaaaaaaattgtttgtttcaccctcagcNNNNNNNNNNNNNNNNNNNNNNNNNNNNNNNNNNNNNNNNNNNNNNNNNNNNNNNNNNNNNNNNNNNNNNNNNNNNNNNNNNNNNNNNNNNNNNNNNNNNgttgacattcttttccttttataaatgacTGAACACGACTTATGCATGCGTAACCAATCTTCATCAGCGATATTTCGttgtttattttgacaaaaatgtagCGTCAAATTTGCTGCCAAAAACGaatcattatttcattatttcacttttatgAACGATTGAACCAAACATaatcatattctatttttttcaaatctcgtAGCTAGTGCTTTTTAGAAATGTTTCAAAGTCTAACAATAGGCGAGACATTACCAAATTGTTGAGCAATGATGCATGTTTATCATAAATTTACGCCTAAACATTGATATTATAGTTTTATGAGGGTCAcgatcaccagtccagtagtcagcaattcTGTATTGACATGACTTATCAttaatatggtcataattattatacaaaagttaaaCTTTAAATTTTGGAAATAATAAGGCTTTTGCATCTCAGGAATACATAtcttacctgtatttggcaaaacttttggggattttgggttctcaatgctatTTAACTTCGTATTTTTGGGGCattttttaactttctttttttttttatatattcgaGCGTCGATGACGAATCTTTTGCGTCTCATGGCGTACAAATTTCtctgtatctttgatgagtttattcacagcCACTTCtagtgattttttttgtttaggcagcaaccatttgattttctgggggggggggggggggggggggctatggttttttttggaaaaaaagtttgtttccagtttttggagaaaaaaaaaattgtttgtttcaccctcagctgccactatatgtaatgctaaaattgaaaataaaaaattgttttcgacatgtcgcgaaaaaaatagattgtttttcgccgcaggcgggaaaaaaaatttgtccagaaaaaaaaaccatagcccccccccccccccagaaaatcaaatggttgctgccttacaaaactttgaattttagaAATAGTTAGGCGCTTCTACACCTAGTCCGACAAGCTGGGGCTGTGGGCTTGTTTGGAAAAATAGTCGTttgacgtcagagtaatctcggactattctACACCAGGAATATATTGCATTAGCTGTGTtcagcaaaacttttaggaatttcgggtcctcaatgatCAACACCTTCGTCTTTAtcttgcctttttaactttttttttttatatatttcggagcgtcactgatgagctagtgttttgtagacgaaacgcgcgtgtgaCGTACATAATTTCAGTCCTAATTTTATCTAAACTTTTGTTTGCAGACATCAAAGAAAGATAGCGAATGAGATGGCGAACTGCTGTTTAATgtccaatgacaaattaaataggttttttttcagGACGAAAAGTCTGAACATAATAGACTTGAACATATCGTTATGAAGGACACTTCCTTAATATGAAATGATTTGCTGCCATTAGAAGTCACATGACGTCAACGACGGCACAGTTCTGTCTGCAAATGTGTATAGACATTGTTATAAGTGACCAGTCCCGTTTGTATAGACTGTCCCTGATCTCATACAAAAACGTTGATATTGATATTGACCATAAAATTTCATacatggccttttatagcagattgactatgcggtattggttttgctcattgttaaggtcgtacgatgacctaGACTATTGATTTGTTAATTTATTACAAACCAACCAGACCAAACAATATTTATGtgaaaatgtttagttttattatCTTAGACGGCTATAACACTTATAACATTAGTAGTCTCAGGTTTTATATGAAATCATACAATCATCTCAAATGACGGCttacaatttaggtaaaaaaagtcaggataataaagtaataaaaaaaaggcaggaccgaatagagtgaaaaataaaaaggcaggacagagattacaactaaaaaaaaatgcaggacaaaatttttcatcctagccccccccccccctaaaaatcaaatggtagctcccttaatacAAAATGTGTCGTCGTCATTTTCATTAAAGTAACAGATTAGGAAAATTgtcattattatttaattattttctgtaaattGGGTACACAATCGGATAGTAATCTAGGTTTTGGTCAAACTCACGGCTTATAtcatttcaaataatttcattttacatttttattttgtttaatagtTTGATATAAATTAGCAGATATCAAAGAAGTGAAGTTCTGCGCTGGTAAAATTTAAAGATTGAAACAtcttttacttatattttttgttttaataaacacAAGAACACATATTTTGTCAACGATATAAGGAACTTCATCTTGTCCCCTCTGTCCTTCGCAAATTCTGGTAGCGACCGCTACTATGGGTGGACATATGACAAGGGCCATTGATGCCCAGATCTTGAATCCAGATGTTGCTCCTGATTATCGCAACGCACCAAAATTTGATCCTATGTTAGGATTTCAAAATGGAAGAAAAGAAAGAGGTTAATATTACACTTGTATAATATTTcaactaatatgaggcaggcattacctgtaaatggggacgaagtctgtatgcattattttttgtaactttattatttgttaaaaaaataaaacggaaataccgtaacgtttccgattttggttctgttgttggggattttagttgtgacgttatttaaattatgacgtcatatgcaatgtaaacaaagaaacgctttcatcaggtaacgttttttcatatcaaagaattattttaaaaaatgaaattggtattgcgttccttcctatttatactagactgataaatatatattttactcaaaaaggaagtatattgtagatttctgcgccgGTGCGGGATTTCAAAAAGGCGACAAAAAAagatttgaacgattttgagttcattagtacaatgaaaaattcgggaaattttcccgtatttttttttttattgaattttctactgttattggggacttcgtccccatataattcATTTTAGTTTTTACAAAGTGTTGAAAGAACCTTATTAGCATTAGGCCAAATTTGAGCTAGAATGCTAGTTAATCAGTCAAGTATTGGTCCCTTTTCAAAACGGGTAAAGTTGGTCGACCAAAAGCTTTAATCAAAATGGTAACTGATCTATACTATGAAAAGTAATTTTCAGAAATATTCCTCAACATTCTCTTTAATTATTTTACTCTATCTCAAAGGCTGAGACAAATTCTAACCAATGTGATACCACTCCTGAGGCTGCTGTTTGTCTCATTGCGAGGACCAAAATTTcaagtgtttattttttaaaacaagttcTATTAAATCAacctgtaaattcaaaaataccTGGTGCTAAGTCACTATTAAAGTCAAGTGCatcctaaaaggtgtacttgatttggtccatatttttatttgttttaaccaataactacataataaactttttttaaggaattcaatgctagcactgcatgcaataatcctatacctatcagtcatcaaattgccaaatatgggagtacaaggataaaggctgtggattttctataaaatttccatatgtttagcattgaatcaacaaaagggtacattatccttcagatggaagcaggacaagtcgccccactggcaagtcgccccacacctagtcgccccactttttcaccaactcgccccactttaaaaaaaaacgccccaacctggatcaccaactcgccccactttttaaaaaatcgccccacatgtgaaattggttaaatcatgtttaatattactcctgccaactcgccccacttaatggaaaacggtaatatttatatataaaattaaaatataaaaactcgccccacttaaaaataattttcgtATTATTGaagaataactgtatttttttaagattagttatttgcataacaattgaaaagaaacctgttaattgtatcataatgcaaTATATCATAATACTTAACGGATTTCAATTAACAGCAATTTGTTATCATAGCAATTACCAGATTGATTACTTTTGTCTCTGAATTTAGAATAATTCAACACTAACGAGCAATCAGAGAAAGGcaaatttacggaatttaacttatatacaacgggataacatctttttccataagtggggcgagttggcaggagtaatatttacggaatttaacttatatacaacgggataacatctttttccataagtggggcgagttggcattactacattcatcctggttaataatatgttAATCTAGATTTTATCGTTTTCCATTCAGTGGGGCGAGTTttcaggagtaatattaacgggatttaacacatttcacaagtggggcgattttttaaaaagtggggctaGTTGGTGATTCAGGTTGGGgcggttttttttaaagtggggcgagttggtgaaaaagtggggcgactaGGAGTGGGGCGACTTGacagtggggcgacttgtcatGGATTCCTTCAGATTTACATCTGAAATTCCAAATCAATACCTTAACTTAATTGCACCCACTGCTTAACttaaattaattaatttgttAATAATCACTCACAAAATCGTTACCCTTTGAACCATTTTAGAAGTCAGTCTTTACCATATGATACTTAGTCTTGTTTGTCCAAAGTTATTAAAAACTCTGTATACTGGTTCTAACTACATATTAACTAAAAGATTGCCCTTTTCTCTGCTGCAGTATTTTTGGGAGTCCCTGAAACTATGATCTAGATTTCAGCATCATTATTTTTCCATATTAATGTTTTGATTTAACAGAACGTTCTATATTATGTACTGCTTTATCAATACTCTTGGATTGGTGAAACTTAAGAATGAGTTGCATATATAAACTTAATAAACTGTCTGATCTAAAGACATTTTTCGGTATGatatcaatacatgtacatgtgtacgAATctaaattgttttgattttctagTATAGCTGCTATAACTAATTCTTATTGATCTAATTTTTCAGTCATGATGGTTAGTGCAGAAGACATGGATGTCGCAAAGGTTCCTTTGAGACATCGTGGTTACTGTGCCCATCTATATATAGAATGGAGAAAATGTATGCAGGATCATTTCTTTATGACATCTAAATGTGGTCATCCAAAACATGACTTTGAAAACTGTGAATTTGAGGAGTAAGTTTACTTTCTAATTGGTTTTCAATATAAGCCAGAAAATCTTGGGTAATGTAAggtaattcaatataaaaaagaagtggtatgattgccaatgagacaacacttcacAAATtatcaaatgacacaaaaattaaaaactataggtcactatatggtcttcaacaatgagcaaagcccatatcacatagtcagctataaaaggcccctaaatgacaaatgtaaaacaattcaaacgagaaaactaacagcttaatttatgtacaaaaaatgaaggaaaaacaaatatgttacacggTAACAAATgtccaccactgaattacaggctcctgacttaggataggcacatacatacagaatgtggtgggttaAATATGTTATTGGGATCCCCATCCTCCCCTAAACCTGAGAGAGGGTAAAGATCTTTCTAACCTACATTTTGAACTTTGACagaaattattttatacaatGAACCAGTATACATGCATGATATTTCAGCCCTTCTTTTAAATACAGATGTTGAACAGATTTTTCTTGTAATATAAGCTTAAAATATTATATGTAAACTTGTTGGTTATTTAGTTTTGCTTATTATAAAGAAGTTCTAAAATAATTTGATCCTTAATATCAATATTTGGTATGCTGCTGAGTTATTTAACATCTCGGCTTTCTTTAAACCAACATCTTTGAGCCATTAAGCAAAAATTCTTTGGAAGGTAGTGATCAATTTGAAAACCAAGTGCTATAgtgtgatatttttgttataattttaataattttttttccagtTATGTGCTAAGA
This sequence is a window from Mytilus edulis chromosome 1, xbMytEdul2.2, whole genome shotgun sequence. Protein-coding genes within it:
- the LOC139481891 gene encoding NADH dehydrogenase [ubiquinone] 1 beta subcomplex subunit 7-like → MGGHMTRAIDAQILNPDVAPDYRNAPKFDPMLGFQNGRKERVMMVSAEDMDVAKVPLRHRGYCAHLYIEWRKCMQDHFFMTSKCGHPKHDFENCEFEDYVLRMKEYEREKRLLKRQKRIREKQLREDIGG